The following DNA comes from Desulfobaculum xiamenense.
CCCCGAACGAGGTCTTCCCGAATCGCCACCCCGGCACCCTCCTCTCCGGCGCTCGCTACCGCGAGGGCCTGACACAGGCCCAGCTCGCCGAGAAGACAGGAATCAACCGCCGCCATATCTCGGAGATGGAAAACGGCAAGCGCCCCATCGGCAAGGCCAACGCCAAGAAGCTGAGTGATGCGCTGGGGGTGGATTACCGGGTGTTGCTGTAACGCACAAAGGCTAACTGCGCTAATCCACACAGCCCTCAACTCAACCGCTTGTTACTGAGGCAATCCGAACGACAGGCCTGCGAATTCTTTTCTCGCCCAAAACAACATGATGCCCGACAGGATAAAACCTGCCGGGCATCATGTTGTTTTGGAAATCAATGACCCCAAAATCATTTTATTAACGTCGCGCGGTAATCCATCAAATCATCCACAAGGATATCGACGTCTGTATAACATTCATATTCATACACAGGTTTACTACCATTTACATCATTATTATATCGACGAAGATGCCGCGCATTTTCTTTAGCATCTTTCATTCGAGACTTAACGCATTGATACAATCCATCCATTTCCTTTGCATATCCTGCAATATGCTCCCGCAGTAGCAGGGAGCATATATCATGGCATGCGTCATATACTCGCACATTTTTACAAAAATGCAAAAGAATCCACAACTCAAAACACACAGAAGACAATACTATCTTTATATTTTCTCTCTTTGCCAACTCAAAAGCTTTATCAAACTGATCAAAATTATCTTTATCAATGACGACCCAAACATCAT
Coding sequences within:
- a CDS encoding helix-turn-helix domain-containing protein encodes the protein MSALTKKLSTEQTAFYVVCPAGVDTTHAKATLERMGCHVSDTLTPNEVFPNRHPGTLLSGARYREGLTQAQLAEKTGINRRHISEMENGKRPIGKANAKKLSDALGVDYRVLL
- a CDS encoding RloB domain-containing protein; this encodes MARRKIGKRKTKKRIFLVCGAEKTEPKYLEDLVRDLCFPGRMVEVKVRKTRRGDPVSVVKYAMKVREDKQDDVWVVIDKDNFDQFDKAFELAKRENIKIVLSSVCFELWILLHFCKNVRVYDACHDICSLLLREHIAGYAKEMDGLYQCVKSRMKDAKENARHLRRYNNDVNGSKPVYEYECYTDVDILVDDLMDYRATLIK